GCCTTCTGATAGGGCCGATAACCCTCCTCCCAGGTACACAACTTTCTTTCGGGACCAGGTTAGGAATGGTCTTCGATTTCCCGttcatcccttttatattgatgTTGCCAAATTTTTTGGTGTACCTGTCAATcaacttcatcccaattctttcaggattatggcctcggcctatgttctttttaaaatgaataatcttATCATCACCCCCATCATCCTTCACTATTATTTTTCTTGCCATTTCGGGGATAATGCATTTTCCCTTAAATCCCGGCTAAACACCTGATTCCTTGATGGCATCCCTTCCTCTCAAAAAGGATGGAAAGGAAGAATTTTTTACATCCAACTCCCAGGTCCTCTACCCTGTCTAACCCGGTTTCTCCCTTCCCTTCCCCAACAACCTTCCCTTCCTCCATCCTACAAATTTGAGGAGCCTTTCCTCATGAGTCAAACCCTTGTGGAGGGACACAAGTACTCCTCTTCCATCCTTATCTCAGAAGAGAACTTAGTGGCCTACGGGTTGAGTTCCCGGGCTGAGGACCCCATAGACCGGGTAATTGATGAGGTGGCTGGCTCGGGCTCTCAATCCGATACATACTTTATCTTCTGTGCTTCCTTATTTCTTTGTcctgtttatttaatgtatCATAACCCTGTCACTCCTCTATGCAGATAACTTTGAGATGCAAGCAGCTTTTGCTAAAAGGCGTGCAGCTGAGAAGGCAGCCCGAGAGAAGGAAATGGCGGCTCGCCGGGCAGCTGcggaagaaaagaaacaacGGGATGCAGAAGCGGCAGCCTTGAGAGCTGAGGTGTCCCGGGAAGAACCTCCCCAGGATGGCGCTTCCCGGGCGATGACTGAGAACTCGGAGGAATCTGAAGATCTCATTCCCATCAGTCAGAGAAAACGAAAAGCTACTGCAGAACCCAAGCTGGTTATTCTCGAAGACCCTCCCGAGGGTGACCAAGGCGCCTTCCGATCTGCTCCACCTCCTCCTCTCCCCCCCCCCCCAGTCCAATGAAGAACATTGCCAAGAGCTCCCTCCAACCGACCAGCTTTCTCTAGCCAACATCTTCTTCGAGGGAGCTTCCGCTGTTGGTGTTAAGCGCTTCAAGAAGGTGCTCAGCCCTGCTGAGATAGCTATCTTGAAAAGCACTCCTTCTAGTGTGAGGTTTTTGGAGGGGTCCAACTGTCTTTTGTCTGTAagctttattcttttattttttttccctttctcTTCCTCCcccctttttcttttttaagatTCCTTCTTGTCCAGGTTGCCCAGATGCTAGTTTCGGCTTTTGAAGAGGTGGCAGCGGTGGCAACCAAGAAATGTGAGCAAGCCCGGGCGGCTCAGGATATTCATGACCATCTCCAAGGAGAGATGGCCCGGGCTCAGAAGCTTCACGAGGAGACAACTGCCAGCCTCCAAGCTTCCTTGGAAGCAGTTAATCAAGAGCTGGCCGCGGCTCAACTTTCTCGTGATGAGAGCATAGCCCGGGAGGAGGCTTCTTAGAGGCAAACTGCGTTCCTGGCATCTCGGATTAGCTATCTCGAGGATGAGGCCAGTGCCCAGCAACATCGAGCCGAGATTGCTGAAGATAAGCTTAGACTTCTTCAGCTGACCCATGAAGAATGAAGGGCTATTTTCCTTCAATCGGCGGAATTCCAGGCAGCTGTTGAAGATAGGGCATACAAATACTTTACGATTGGCTTTGAGAAATGCCAGGAGCAATTTGAGGAGATAGGTCTGATTCCAACAGATAAGGAGGGCTTTCCCGATATTGATAAGGCCATTGCTTCCCTTCCCAAAGATGATGCTATCGAGAAAGAGGCTGAGAAGACTCCCGAGGAATCCGGAGAACCATCAGGGCAGCAGACTTTAGAATAGGCTTGTAATTTACTctgtattttttttctttgtatTTCTTGCCTTTGAACTTTGTAAGGAAATGTTGATTTCTTTCCATTGATGTGCCTTTTTCCATATGGTTTTTGACAATTTTTCCGCAACCCGGGTAATGCAATATCTTATGATTATTTCTTAGTTCGAGAAAACGGTAATTTCAATCAAATACCCGGGGTCCCGGTCCATACGTTAAATAAGTAGCTTAACTAGTACTCCAGATGTAGAGATTTAAACCTGAACTCAAAAGGAGTATTTCTTGGATTCCACAAACCAGGGTATAGTGCCCTGAGATTTTAAGAAACGAGGttcggagccttgggccggggatcatgtcccgggacttgggaatggtcgaggtgtggtgccccgagccagggtgtagtgccctgggctttttaagaaccaaggtacggagccttgggccggagaTCATGTCCCgtgacttgggaatggtcgaggtgtggtgccctgagccagggtgtagtgccctgggcttgttaagaaccaaggtacggagccttgggccggggatcatgtcccgggacttgggaatggtcgaggtgtggtgccccgagccagggtgtagtgccctgtgCTTtttagaaccaaggtacggagccttgggccggggatcatgtcccgggacttgggaatggtcgaggtgtggtgccccgagccagggtgtagtgccctgggctttttaagaaccaaggtacggagccttgggccggggatcatgtcccgggacttgggaatggtcgaggtgtggtgccccgagccagggtgtagtgccctaggctttttaagaaccaaggtacggagccttgggccggggatcatgtcccgggacttgggaatggtcgaggtgtggtgccccgagccagggtgtagtgccctgggctttttaagaaccaaggtacggagccttgggccagggatcatgtcccgggacttgggaatggtcaaggtgtggtgccccgagccagggtgtagtgccctgggctttttaagaaccaaggtacggagccttgggccggggatcatgtcccgggacttgggaatggtcgaggtgtggtgccccgagccagggtgtagtgccctgggctttttaagaaccggGTCATAGCAGCTCCCGAGATATAATAACAAACGCAATACTctgagaaaatatatattttttttattgatttcttccATCAAACAATTACATCTATTATGCATAGTACTTCTTTAAGTTAAACACATTCCAAGGCCTTTTGAGGGGACGTCCCTGCGCATCTTCTAAATAAAAGGATCCCGAGTTGACTCTCCGAGTGATTTTGTAAGGTCCTTCCCATCGGGCTTCCAGCTTCCCAACTTCCCCAGCAGGGTTGACTtttttcatgactaaatccccaACTTGGAAGTCTCGAATGCAGACCTtcttgttatatgatttcatcaCCCGACTTCTGTATGCCTCCATTCGAATAAATGCCATGTTCCTTTTTTCTTCTATTAAGTCCAATTCCATGGCCCTGCTCTGGTCATTGTCCTCCGGGTAAGATTCTATCCGGGAAGAAGTCTGCCCGATCTCTACTGGAAgaactgcttcagaaccatataccaaactgaagggagtttcttgagtaggtgcccggggaGTAGTTCTGTAAGCCCATATAACACTAGGTAACTCATCCACCCAATTCTTTCCTTTACCTTGAAGTCTTGCTTTTAATGCTTGCACAATgattctattgacaacttctgtttgaccattggcttgaggatatgcaacagaggtaaaagattgagtgattttcatttccTGGCACCATGACGTAATTCCTTTACCTTGAAATTGTTTTCCATTGTCCGAGATTATTCTCCTGGGCACACCGAACCGGCACACAATGTTCTTCCACAAGAATTTCAATACTTCCTGCTCGGTGATTTTTGCTAAAGGCTCAGCTTCAACCCACTTGGAAAATTAGTCAACAGCTACTAGTAAGAATTTTTTCTGAGCCCGGGCAACCGGAAAAGGACCCACAATATCCATGCCCCATTGATCAAAAGGGCAGGATGCCCAAATAGGCTTCATGAGAGTGGCCGGGCTGTAGCTGAAATTCGAATGATGTTGACAGCCCTCACAAATCTGGACCAAACGAGCAGAATCTTGTTTTAAGGTGGGCCACCAGAATCcagcaagcattgtttttcGAGTTAAAGACATTCCTCCGAGGTGCTTGGCACAACACCCCTCATGAATCTCTCGGAGAACATAATCCACCTCTTTTTCATTTAAACACTTCAAAAGCGGTCCTTGGAATGATcttctgtacaaaattttatttaagagaacaaacctgggagCTTGTCTTTTGATCTTCTGAGCTCGAGCTTTATCCTCAGGGAGCTCATGGTTCGTAATGTACGCGATCAGCGGTGTCATCCATGAATCTTCAGGCAGGGGTGATGCTTCTTCCTCCGTAGAGAGAACCAGCCGAGTAATATGCAGCACCTCCCAGGTATTAACTTCTGATAAAGAAGCAGCCATTTTAGCCAAAGCGTCTGCCTCACTGTTTTCTTCCCGGGGTATttgttcaatactccaatccaTGAAGCTTTCTGCTTGGGCTCGAATGAGCTGTAAATATTTAAGCATCCTGTCATCCTCAGCCTCATAAATGCCCTTTATTTGTTGAGTGATGAGCTGTGAATCAGAATAAAGAATAATCCGAGAAGCTCCAACTTCCCGGGCAGCTCGAATACCTGCAAGAACAGCCTCATACTCAGCTTCATTGTTGGTTATCCGGGAATCAATTCTTAATGCTAATTTGACATTTTCTCCCAGGGGAGACACTAACACCACCCCTACTCCGCACCCCACCAGGCTAGATGCCCCATCCACTGACACTTTCCATAACTCCTCCTTGCTGGGCTGGATCATTTCAGATAAGAAATCTGACAAAGCCTGCGCTTTAATGGCCACTTGGGGATTGTACTCGATGTCATATTCCCCCAACTCTACTGTCCATTTTATCATTTGTCCGGATACTTCAGAGTGAGTCATGATCCTACCCAGAGGACTATTGGTAAGAACAATAACCTGATGTGACAGAAAGTAAGGTCTTAGCTTCCGGGCGGTCATGACCAGGGCCAAAGCAATTTTCTCCACTTCGCTATACCGGAGCTCGGGCCCCCTCAGAGCATGGCTGACATACTAGACAGGTTTTTGATCAGTTCCTTCCTCTTTTATTAGAACAGAGCTGACAGCATACTCTGTAGTGGACAGGTAGACATATAATTTTTCTCCAGGTTCTGGTTTCACCAACACCAGGAGCCCGGCAAGATGAATTTTCAAGTCCTGGAAGGCCTGTTCACATTTCTCATCCCATCCGAATTGTTGGGCCTTCCTTAAGACTTGAAAAAAAGGATAACTCTGGTGTGCTGATCGGGAAATAAATCTGGAAAGGGAAGCAATTCTCCCAGTTAGCTTTTGTACCTCCTTGACAGATCGGGGAGATGGCATACTTAGCACAGATTTGACTTTCTCTTGATTCACCTCGATCCCTCGGTCTGTCACAATGAATCCCAAGAATTTGCCACTCTTCACGCCAAAAATACACTTGGCATGATTAAGCTTGATTCCATAATGCATGAGAGTCGCAAAAGTTTCTTCTAGATCACTAATAAAGCTGGCACCCTCCCGAGATTTGGAtagaatatcatccacatagacttCTACATTCCGTCCCAGCTGCTTCTCAAAGACTTTATCCATCAGACGCTGGTAAGtagcccctgcattcttcaacccgaaaggcattacaatataacaaaatgtacctcccgaGATGATGAAGCTGGCTTTGTCTTGATCCTTTTTAGCCAGGGGGATTTGATGGTACCCCTGGTATGCGTCCATGAAACTTAGCAATTCATAGCCCGAGGTGGAATCCACCAACTGATCAATCCTGGGCAGAGGATAATGATCTTTGGGACACGCCTTGTTGAGATCGCGGAAGTCTACACACATGCGCCACCTCCCGGTAGATTTGGGTACCAAGACCACATTCGAAAGCCATGTGGGGAATTGAATTTCACGAATGTGGCCAGCTTTCAGAAGCTCCTTAATTTGCGCATCAATCACTTTGTCCTTTTCAGGGCCAAAGTGcctctttttttgttttactgGGTGagatcctgggaggatgttcaATTGATGTTCCGAGTGGATATACTGAGATCTCGGGCCACCCGGATTTGCTGACCTGGTCCGATTTCTATTACTTCTTGTTCTTCTTCTGCCACAAAATGCACCTCTCCTCTCCCCATCGTTCTTTCCCCGTCCACCCTTGCCTTCTTCCCTTCCTTCCTTGTTCTACTCTGATCAGCCCGGACTGCCTCCACATAGCATTTCCGAGAGGATGGTTGATCTCCTCGGACTTCTCCCACCCGAGCTCCTACtggaaattttatcttttggtggTATGTGGATGCTACGGCTCTCAATTCGTTCATAGCCGGTCTCcccaaaatgatattatatgatgacgGGGAATCCACTACGGTGAATGAAGTCATCACCGTCCTCTTAAGATCCTGAGAACCCAAGGTTAATGGCAACATGATCTCCCCTTCCGGGTAAACCATATGGCCAGCAAAACCAAAGAGGGCAGTCTCCACAGCCTTTAAGTGGTAgccctgcaaatccatctgtacaaagacatctttaaaaattacatttacagaGCTGCCTGAGTCCACAAAGACCCGTAGAATATCATAATTTGCCACTCGGGCTTGGATCACCAAGGCGTCGTTGTGGGGCAGATTCACCCCTCTCAAATCTTCCGGGCCAAAACTAATGATCCCCTCATTCCTTCTTGCTCCCTCTACCTCCAAACATTCCCTCCTGCTTCTCCCCTTCCTTGCCCGGttagagtctccatcagtagagcctcctaatatcattttgatcattccTGTGGCAGGGGGCGAATTCTTTTTTCTCTCGGGCTCAGGCTCCCTTCTTCTACTGGGCTCAATCCTCGGGATATTCCTCACACTTCCTCCTCGGGCGCTGGATCCTGGTGGCCGAGATGTCCAAGGTGGCACTCTCGGCCTCTGGCTATTGTTACTGGGTCCCGGGATGGAGGGTGAGACATAATTCCCCTTTAGTGCCTTGCAGTTTTCAGTGTTATGGTGGCATACTTTGTGAAAAGAGCAAAATCCACTCTTTTCTGGCCGGGATAACTGATGATCCGGGTCCAAATCTCTGCTGCACTCCTGCACTTCCCTCTCCTGAGCAATTTTCAGAGGCACGTGGTGAGAAAAGTGCCCTGTATTGCCTCTTTTCTGTCCCCTCTCCTCGGGCTTAGACATCCGGTCTCCTTTTTCCTTTCTCACAGCCTCCCTATTCTGTTTCTGGGCCTTCtccatattaatatatttttctgctCGCGACAATAGATCCTCGAAATCTCCCGGCACCTTCTTAGTCAGTGACTTGAAGAACTCACCCTCTCTCAAACCCTGGGTGAATGCAGTAGTCTTTGTTTCAGTGGCGCAAGTAGGGACGTCTAGGGCCACTCTGTTGAATCTTCTGATATAGGCCCTTAAACTCTCTTCTGGGTTCTGCTTAACTTCAAAaagactaaaagcagtctttttGTACTTTTTACTGCTGCTAAAATGGTGTAAAAACACCTTCTGGAAGTCTCCAAAGGAACTGATACTTTGGGAAGTCAAGCCTTCGAACCACCTCTGAGCTGAATCCACCAGTGTTGTTAGGAACACTTTGCACTTGATTCTATCAGTGTAACAGTGTaacatggccatattttcaaacctGGCCAGGTGTTCCTCCGGGTCTGCATTgccatcatagtctttcaccttCGCAGATTTGAAATTTCCAGGAAGAGGCTCCCGGACGATGATATCAGAAAACGGGCATCCTCTCGGGACTGTCCGGGCAACGCTCCGTCTTTCCAACTGTCTTTCCAAGACCTTCATCTTCTGCCTTAATTCCAACAATTCCTCTGCCACGGTAGGAGATTTGGACCCAGCGCTGGATCCCTCGTCTTCTCCTACCATCTCGTTATCCCTCCTTCCCTGCCcctgctcctgctcctgctcaAATCCCTGATCATGTCCCTGTTTATCGCCGGGTGGTGTGACAGGGTGAGAGACCTCCTTCCTGGCCATAGCTAGCACAACGGCATCGGCCATCATTTTCTTTAACTCTTCAGGGGTCAGGGTAATGAGGTTTGTTCCAATGTTATTAACATCAGCTTGTCTTGAAGTTTGTCCCCCATCACCCTGGGTGTGAGAATTACCCTGGTTGGTTCTTCTCgtacgagccatatcaacgtctcgAACTCAGtgatttcccacagacggcgccaatgatgtgatctcgttaaaatgggtgagccgggtacggggctccaacggaccaaatcaataatttataatgtttgagaatttgagtgaagataatggcttggatcaacacctgcaaacaagaaagtaactcgtgaatggacgccggagggatgtccgacgtggccactccgatgcttaagtcagcaggtttttagatgaacacaagcaatatttgaggggaaatatgtaagtgcttttagttcaaagatctcagaatcattaaatgactttaatacctgctatttatagtggaAGAATGGGTAGTTACCTCGATTATCACACCACCTACTAAGTCGGTTTATCatactagcttctgatgacttctcggaCACTCCAAACTCAAGTGGTTCTGACGGATTAGACTGTCTGTAtcgatcacactcgagtgtggtgcaattctcgaggtggcctggGTAGTTGGTTACCTGGGTGCCTATATGAGAAACCGGGTGGAGGAAAAGTACCCGGGCAGTTGGCTTCTGATCCGGGCTATTCAACCGATAACCcgggtcatcattaacccgGAAATGGGTCACCATTAACCCGGACCTTTACAGGGGTATCAAAGAGTATTTAACTGACCGGACACATAGCATCACTTTCTCCACCCAGATAGGTGAGAACCCCAGTTGAAGCATAATGCCCTCCAGAAAACTCCATTCCACACGGTCATAGGCCTTGCTCATGTCAAGTTTTAAAGATGCGTAGCCTTTTTTTCCACCTTTTCTATTTCGAATCCAGTGAAGAGTCTCAAAACCCAAAATAATATTGTCTGATATGAGGCGACCTTGGATGAATGCACTCTGATACTCATTGACAGTTTGCTTTAAGATCGGACATAGCCTGTTCGTTAGAGCACGAGCAACAATCTTGTAGCAGACATTACAGAGACTTATAGGGCGAAAATCCTTTATACACATGGGCGATTTAATTTTCGGGATCAGAGTAACTATAGTCTCGTTCCATTCATCAATGAGTTTCCCATCATTTAGAATCTGTTGAACAGCTTCTATTACCTCATCTCCTACTATATCCCAGAATTTCTGAAAGAAAAAAACAGACATACCGTCACTTCCTGGAGCCTTATCAGGGTGCATGTCAAACAAAGCTCTTTTAATTTCTGTGGCTGAAAAAGGAGCACACAATATTGAGTTCACGTGTTCATCGATTTTTGGCTCAACACAATCTGTGATTAAACTTCTGTCTTCCTCTGTTGGGTTATAGGATTCGAATAGGTTGCTGAAGTAGCTTTGAATAATCTCAATCATTTGGATTTTCTCGGTACACCAATCTCCATGTGAAGAGACCAGTCCATGGATGAAGATCATGTCCCTTCGAATTGAAGCACATGCATGGAAGTATTTTGAGTTTCTATCACCATGTGCCAACCAATTAGCTCGGCTCCGCTACTTCCAATACATCTCTTCTTTATTTGCAAGATTCTCTACTTCTATCTCTAGGCAGCCTATTTGATTCACATTTTGCTCCCATAGTTCTTgtgttttcaaattttcaagttTCTTCCTTTTGATTTTCAGCTGCCAAGGAAGGCTTTTAAATCTGTTTTCTGCCCATTGGTGAAGGGTTGTTTTACACCTCAAAATACGCTCTTTCAATGATATGGAGGAATCAGATTTTTTCCATCCTTTTTCAACCATTTCTTTACATTCTGGCTCTGTCACCCAATGAGATTCGAATCGAAGCACATGACCCCGCTGCACCGGTAGTTCCTGCATCTTGCCCATAACAAGCAAGATTGGTCTATGGTCCGAGTGGAAAAACTCCAATGATTGAGCTTGTGCAACTGGATACATAAGTCTCCACTCAAGAGTTGCTGTGTACCGGTCTACGTCTTTCAAATATGATATTACTCAAAGATCGACGGTTAACCCATGTAAAGAATTCACCTCCCCCATGAAGATCCTGTAATAGACAATCATCAAGTGTGTCCCGAAATGCTCTGGTCTGATTAGGTGACCGTATATTACCCCCATGTTTTTCACTGTCATAGCATATTTCATTAAAGTCGCCGCCTACTAGCCATGGCAGCCCTTGAAGTTCCGACAGTCTGCTTAAGCGTCTTAAGAGAGCCCATGATGCATGTCTGTAGTGCGTTTCTGGATGACCGTAGAAGCCAGTAAATCTCCATCGTTTTTCCTCATGTTGTATCACGCAATCAATGTGTCCCACTGTGTACGAATGCACCTTGACCACAAATGGTTCCTTCCAAAGAAGTATCAAACCCCCACTTCGACCCACACAATTAACAACAAACATTCCTGAGTATCCCAATACCTCCTTCCACCATCTACAGTTCAAATCTCTCAATTTCGTTTCACATAAGAAAAGGAGGGTTGGGCTCTTCTCTGCTACAAGTCACTTGAGTTCACGGAATGCTCGTTGGTTCCCAAGCCCTTCGAGCATTCCAAGTAATACAACTCATTGATCTCTTCAATTCCTCAATAATATGTGGCCCTCTTCAATTCCTCAATGATAGTAATAGATAATAGATGTAACAAACTTTTAGCCATCACCAAATTGCATGATGATAATCTCAAAGCAACTTGTTCATGAGGGATAACCTAgagattttgatatttttggCAATATATAATATGAATTTACAACTTGATTACTTAATAATTATTACTCCAATATGTATCTttatttactattttttttctGGAAGAGGGGACCAAAACAAAACCCACTGTTCCGAACTCCCAAACAGCCCCTCTCATAAAAAGACAACTTTTACGAAAAACGTCTCATTCGAGTTTAAAAATCAAGAAATTGGATCAATTACTGTTTCCAGAAATCCAATAATGAAACAGCCAGCCAATCAAAATTCAGATAATATGATTGGATTTTCTTCTTAACCAATCAGAAAAGAGATAAGTCCCTCGATTATGGGTCCCAAAAGTGCCCCTTGATAAATATCGAAAAAATAAGCAAACAGGACGTCCCAGTACCGACTCAAAAACTACTGCAAAAGTGCACGCTGTGGGACAGACAATCCCCGCCTACAAATAATTTGCACAAACTTTGAAATCAACGAAGCCCACATAAATTTTATTGTCATTTTCAAGCCAAAAAAAAGCTCAAATATATTCAGGATCCATGAATTTAAACATCAAACTAGCCAACGCCTTTGGAGCAAAATCAGTGAGAGCTTGTGATAACTGCATAAAAAAAAGAGCGAGATGGTATTGTGCAGCAGACGATGCATTCTTGTGCCAATCTTGTGACTCATCTGTTCATTCGGCCAATTATTTAGCTCGGAGACATGAAAGGGTTCGCCTCAAAATCTCATCCATCAAATCTCTTGATGCAAAATGTCAAATTTATGAGCCTTTCTGGCAC
This window of the Primulina tabacum isolate GXHZ01 chromosome 4, ASM2559414v2, whole genome shotgun sequence genome carries:
- the LOC142542073 gene encoding uncharacterized protein LOC142542073 yields the protein MTHSEVSGQMIKWTVELGEYDIEYNPQVAIKAQALSDFLSEMIQPSKEELWKVSVDGASSLVGCGVGVVLVSPLGENVKLALRIDSRITNNEAEYEAVLAGIRAAREVGASRIILYSDSQLITQQIKGIYEAEDDRMLKYLQLIRAQAESFMDWSIEQIPREENSEADALAKMAASLSEVNTWEVLHITRLVLSTEEEASPLPEDSWMTPLIAYITNHELPEDKARAQKIKRQAPRFVLLNKILYRRSFQGPLLKCLNEKEVDYVLREIHEGCCAKHLGGMSLTRKTMLAGFWWPTLKQDSARLVQICEGCQHHSNFSYSPATLMKPIWASCPFDQWGMDIVGPFPVARAQKKFLLVAVD
- the LOC142542074 gene encoding uncharacterized protein LOC142542074; this encodes MARTRRTNQGNSHTQGDGGQTSRQADVNNIGTNLITLTPEELKKMMADAVVLAMARKEVSHPVTPPGDKQGHDQGFEQEQEQGQGRRDNEMVGEDEGSSAGSKSPTVAEELLELRQKMKVLERQLERRSVARTVPRGCPFSDIIVREPLPGNFKSAKVKDYDGNADPEEHLARFENMAMLHCYTDRIKCKVFLTTLVDSAQRWFEGLTSQSISSFGDFQKVFLHHFSSSKKYKKTAFSLFEVKQNPEESLRAYIRRFNRVALDVPTCATETKTTAFTQGLREGEFFKSLTKKVPGDFEDLLSRAEKYINMEKAQKQNREAVRKEKGDRMSKPEERGQKRGNTGHFSHHVPLKIAQEREVQECSRDLDPDHQLSRPEKSGFCSFHKVCHHNTENCKALKGNYVSPSIPGPSNNSQRPRVPPWTSRPPGSSARGGSVRNIPRIEPSRRREPEPERKKNSPPATGMIKMILGGSTDGDSNRARKGRSRRECLEVEGARRNEGIISFGPEDLRGVNLPHNDALMDLQGYHLKAVETALFGFAGHMVYPEGEIMLPLTLGSQDLKRTVMTSFTVVDSPSSYNIILGRPAMNELRAVASTYHQKIKFPVGARVGEVRGDQPSSRKCYVEAVRADQSRTRKEGKKARVDGERTMGRGEVHFVAEEEQEVIEIGPGSHPVKQKKRHFGPEKDKVIDAQIKELLKAGHIREIQFPTWLSNVVLVPKSTGRWRMCVDFRDLNKACPKDHYPLPRIDQLVDSTSGYELLSFMDAYQGYHQIPLAKKDQDKASFIISGGATYQRLMDKVFEKQLGRNVEVYVDDILSKSREGASFISDLEETFATLMHYGIKLNHAKCIFGVKSGKFLGFIVTDRGIEVNQEKVKSVLSMPSPRSVKEVQKLTGRIASLSRFISRSAHQSYPFFQVLRKAQQFGWDEKCEQAFQDLKIHLAGLLVLVKPEPGEKLYVYLSTTEYAVSSVLIKEEGTDQKPV